Proteins encoded by one window of Mus musculus strain C57BL/6J chromosome 10, GRCm38.p6 C57BL/6J:
- the Tle6 gene encoding transducin-like enhancer protein 6 isoform 3 (isoform 3 is encoded by transcript variant 4): protein MSIGVGAEGDSWPCHVSHEAPMGSAQTTENSAKEEDKQVPESAALQHPKFKSTPGPQLPTRRRFLSESDELQDPQPVWDAEPQFCQGFLIQGLWELFMDSRQKNQQEHGGEDSSQESKDSGLCDFKPEPQPRHRNSLSDSADPFLIKSPSALLDYYQEDVSRPQPETQESSGRADKFLKPLSWGSEVLESSCNQPSTALWQLERFTVPQALQKVRVLKHQELLLVVAVSSFTRHVFTCSQSGIKVWNLVNQVAEDRDPESHLKCSVQDNKVYLRTCLLSSNSRTLFAGGYNLPGVIVWDLAAPSLYEKCQLPCEGLSCQALANTKENMALAGFTDGTVRIWDLRTQEIVRNLKGPTNSARNLVVKDDNIWTGGLDACLRCWDLRMAKVSLEHLFQSQIMSLAHSPTEDWLLLGLANGQHCLFNSRKRDQVLTVDTKDNTILGLKFSPNGKWWASVGMGNFITVHSMPTGAKLFQVPEVGPVRCFDMTENGRLIITGSRDCASVYHIKY, encoded by the exons ATGAGTATTGGTGTTGGGGCTGAAGGGGACAGTTGGCCATGTCATGTGTCTCATGAGGCCCCAATGGGCTCTGCCCAGACCACAGAGAACTCAGCTAAGGAAGAAGACAAACAGGTCCCAGAGTCTGCAGCCCTCCAGCACCCCAAGTTCAAAAGCACCCCGGGGCCTCAGCTGCCCACCAGACGTCGGTTCCTCTCAGAGAGTGATGAGCTCCAGGACCCACAGCCGGTCTGGGACGCGGAGCCCCAGTTCTGTCAAGGCTTCCTGATCCAGGGACTCTGGGAACTTTTCATGGACAGCCGCCAAAAGAACCAACAGGAACACGGGGGTGAGGATTCCTCACAG GAAAGCAAAGATTCAGGCCTGTGTGACTTTAAACCAGAACCTCAGCCCAGGCACAGAAACAGCCTGAGTGACTCTG CCGACCCCTTCCTGATCAAGTCTCCCTCAGCTCTTCTAGATTATTACCAAGAAGACGTCAGTCGGCCCCAACCTGAGACGCAG gaatcttctggaagagctgATAAATTTCTGAAGCCCTT GTCCTGGGGCTCTGAAGTCTTAGAGAGCAGCTGTAATCAGCCTAGCACAGCACTCTGGCAATTAGAGAGGTTCACTGTCCCCCAAGCACTGCAGAAGGTGCGTGTGCTGAAGCACCAGGAACTGCTATTGGTGGTAGCTGTGAGCTCCTTCACGCGGCACGTCTTCACCTGCAGCCAGAGCGGCATCAAGGTGTGGAACCTCGTGAACCAGGTGGCCGAGGACAGAGACCCAGAAAGCCACTTGAAATGCAGCGTCCAG GACAACAAGGTGTACCTGCGCACCTGCCTGCTGTCCTCCAACAGCAGGACCCTGTTCGCGGGTGGATACAACTTACCTGGCGTGATCGTGTGGGACCTGGCAGCCCCATCCCTGTATGAGAAGTGCCAGCTGCCCTGCGAGGGCCTGTCCTGCCAGGCACTGGCCAACACAAAGGAAAACATGGCCCTTGCCGGCTTCACAGATGGCACGGTCAGGATATGGGACCTACGGACTCAGGAAATAGTCAG GAACCTCAAAGGCCCTACCAATTCGGCCAGGAACCTTGTGGTCAAAGATGACAACATCTGGACAGGGGGTCTGGACGCCTGCCTGCGATGCTGGGACCTGCGGATGGCCAAGGTGTCACTGGAGCATCTGTTCCAGTCCCAG ATCATGAGCCTGGCTCACAGTCCGACCGAAGACTGGCTGCTGCTGGGCCTGGCCAATGGCCAGCACTGCCTGTTCAACAGCAGGAAGAGGGACCAGGTGCTCACTGTGGACACCAAGGACAACACCATCTTAGGCCTCAAGTTCTCCCCAAATG GCAAGTGGTGGGCGAGCGTCGGTATGGGCAACTTCATCACGGTCCACAGCATGCCCACCGGAGCAAAACTGTTCCAG gtccccgAGGTTGGCCCTGTCAGATGCTTCGACATGACTGAGAACGGCAGGCTCATCATCACAGGATCCAGGGACTGTGCCTCGGTGTACCACATCAAGTACTGA
- the Tle6 gene encoding transducin-like enhancer protein 6 isoform 2 (isoform 2 is encoded by transcript variant 2), whose translation MTSHRQSSDTFGGILPSTLSSRYLSIVNQLPEEFSSVVSEMMVHLENIFSLAENFFQAIERFSRTPDLLERNKMSIGVGAEGDSWPCHVSHEAPMGSAQTTENSAKEEDKQVPESAALQHPKFKSTPGPQLPTRRRFLSESDELQDPQPVWDAEPQFCQGFLIQGLWELFMDSRQKNQQEHGGEDSSQESKDSGLCDFKPEPQPRHRNSLSDSALLDYYQEDVSRPQPETQESSGRADKFLKPLSWGSEVLESSCNQPSTALWQLERFTVPQALQKVRVLKHQELLLVVAVSSFTRHVFTCSQSGIKVWNLVNQVAEDRDPESHLKCSVQDNKVYLRTCLLSSNSRTLFAGGYNLPGVIVWDLAAPSLYEKCQLPCEGLSCQALANTKENMALAGFTDGTVRIWDLRTQEIVRNLKGPTNSARNLVVKDDNIWTGGLDACLRCWDLRMAKVSLEHLFQSQIMSLAHSPTEDWLLLGLANGQHCLFNSRKRDQVLTVDTKDNTILGLKFSPNGKWWASVGMGNFITVHSMPTGAKLFQVPEVGPVRCFDMTENGRLIITGSRDCASVYHIKY comes from the exons ATGACTTCCCACAGACAGAGCAGTGACACCTTTGGTGGAATTTTG CCTTCCACCTTATCCAGTCGGTATTTGTCCATCGTGAACCAGCTTCCGGAGGAGTTCAGCAG CGTCGTCTCTGAAATGATGGTTCACCTAGAGAACATCTTCAGCCTG GCAGAAAACTTCTTCCAGGCGATAGAGCGCTTCAGTAGAACCCCAGACCTCCTGGAGAGGAACAAGATGAGTATTGGTGTTGGGGCTGAAGGGGACAGTTGGCCATGTCATGTGTCTCATGAGGCCCCAATGGGCTCTGCCCAGACCACAGAGAACTCAGCTAAGGAAGAAGACAAACAGGTCCCAGAGTCTGCAGCCCTCCAGCACCCCAAGTTCAAAAGCACCCCGGGGCCTCAGCTGCCCACCAGACGTCGGTTCCTCTCAGAGAGTGATGAGCTCCAGGACCCACAGCCGGTCTGGGACGCGGAGCCCCAGTTCTGTCAAGGCTTCCTGATCCAGGGACTCTGGGAACTTTTCATGGACAGCCGCCAAAAGAACCAACAGGAACACGGGGGTGAGGATTCCTCACAG GAAAGCAAAGATTCAGGCCTGTGTGACTTTAAACCAGAACCTCAGCCCAGGCACAGAAACAGCCTGAGTGACTCTG CTCTTCTAGATTATTACCAAGAAGACGTCAGTCGGCCCCAACCTGAGACGCAG gaatcttctggaagagctgATAAATTTCTGAAGCCCTT GTCCTGGGGCTCTGAAGTCTTAGAGAGCAGCTGTAATCAGCCTAGCACAGCACTCTGGCAATTAGAGAGGTTCACTGTCCCCCAAGCACTGCAGAAGGTGCGTGTGCTGAAGCACCAGGAACTGCTATTGGTGGTAGCTGTGAGCTCCTTCACGCGGCACGTCTTCACCTGCAGCCAGAGCGGCATCAAGGTGTGGAACCTCGTGAACCAGGTGGCCGAGGACAGAGACCCAGAAAGCCACTTGAAATGCAGCGTCCAG GACAACAAGGTGTACCTGCGCACCTGCCTGCTGTCCTCCAACAGCAGGACCCTGTTCGCGGGTGGATACAACTTACCTGGCGTGATCGTGTGGGACCTGGCAGCCCCATCCCTGTATGAGAAGTGCCAGCTGCCCTGCGAGGGCCTGTCCTGCCAGGCACTGGCCAACACAAAGGAAAACATGGCCCTTGCCGGCTTCACAGATGGCACGGTCAGGATATGGGACCTACGGACTCAGGAAATAGTCAG GAACCTCAAAGGCCCTACCAATTCGGCCAGGAACCTTGTGGTCAAAGATGACAACATCTGGACAGGGGGTCTGGACGCCTGCCTGCGATGCTGGGACCTGCGGATGGCCAAGGTGTCACTGGAGCATCTGTTCCAGTCCCAG ATCATGAGCCTGGCTCACAGTCCGACCGAAGACTGGCTGCTGCTGGGCCTGGCCAATGGCCAGCACTGCCTGTTCAACAGCAGGAAGAGGGACCAGGTGCTCACTGTGGACACCAAGGACAACACCATCTTAGGCCTCAAGTTCTCCCCAAATG GCAAGTGGTGGGCGAGCGTCGGTATGGGCAACTTCATCACGGTCCACAGCATGCCCACCGGAGCAAAACTGTTCCAG gtccccgAGGTTGGCCCTGTCAGATGCTTCGACATGACTGAGAACGGCAGGCTCATCATCACAGGATCCAGGGACTGTGCCTCGGTGTACCACATCAAGTACTGA
- the Tle6 gene encoding transducin-like enhancer protein 6 isoform X4, with translation MSIGVGAEGDSWPCHVSHEAPMGSAQTTENSAKEEDKQVPESAALQHPKFKSTPGPQLPTRRRFLSESDELQDPQPVWDAEPQFCQGFLIQGLWELFMDSRQKNQQEHGGEDSSQESKDSGLCDFKPEPQPRHRNSLSDSADPFLIKSPSALLDYYQEDVSRPQPETQESSGRADKFLKPLSWGSEVLESSCNQPSTALWQLERFTVPQALQKVRVLKHQELLLVVAVSSFTRHVFTCSQSGIKVWNLVNQVAEDRDPESHLKCSVQVTGQGRGWGWEVLEEPRLTLTRRDDPLQDNKVYLRTCLLSSNSRTLFAGGYNLPGVIVWDLAAPSLYEKCQLPCEGLSCQALANTKENMALAGFTDGTVRIWDLRTQEIVRNLKGPTNSARNLVVKDDNIWTGGLDACLRCWDLRMAKVSLEHLFQSQIMSLAHSPTEDWLLLGLANGQHCLFNSRKRDQVLTVDTKDNTILGLKFSPNGKWWASVGMGNFITVHSMPTGAKLFQVPEVGPVRCFDMTENGRLIITGSRDCASVYHIKY, from the exons ATGAGTATTGGTGTTGGGGCTGAAGGGGACAGTTGGCCATGTCATGTGTCTCATGAGGCCCCAATGGGCTCTGCCCAGACCACAGAGAACTCAGCTAAGGAAGAAGACAAACAGGTCCCAGAGTCTGCAGCCCTCCAGCACCCCAAGTTCAAAAGCACCCCGGGGCCTCAGCTGCCCACCAGACGTCGGTTCCTCTCAGAGAGTGATGAGCTCCAGGACCCACAGCCGGTCTGGGACGCGGAGCCCCAGTTCTGTCAAGGCTTCCTGATCCAGGGACTCTGGGAACTTTTCATGGACAGCCGCCAAAAGAACCAACAGGAACACGGGGGTGAGGATTCCTCACAG GAAAGCAAAGATTCAGGCCTGTGTGACTTTAAACCAGAACCTCAGCCCAGGCACAGAAACAGCCTGAGTGACTCTG CCGACCCCTTCCTGATCAAGTCTCCCTCAGCTCTTCTAGATTATTACCAAGAAGACGTCAGTCGGCCCCAACCTGAGACGCAG gaatcttctggaagagctgATAAATTTCTGAAGCCCTT GTCCTGGGGCTCTGAAGTCTTAGAGAGCAGCTGTAATCAGCCTAGCACAGCACTCTGGCAATTAGAGAGGTTCACTGTCCCCCAAGCACTGCAGAAGGTGCGTGTGCTGAAGCACCAGGAACTGCTATTGGTGGTAGCTGTGAGCTCCTTCACGCGGCACGTCTTCACCTGCAGCCAGAGCGGCATCAAGGTGTGGAACCTCGTGAACCAGGTGGCCGAGGACAGAGACCCAGAAAGCCACTTGAAATGCAGCGTCCAGGTGACGGGGCAGGGACGGGGTTGGGGATGGGAGGTGCTGGAAGAGCCACGACTGACCCTCACTCGCCGGGACGATCCTCTGCAGGACAACAAGGTGTACCTGCGCACCTGCCTGCTGTCCTCCAACAGCAGGACCCTGTTCGCGGGTGGATACAACTTACCTGGCGTGATCGTGTGGGACCTGGCAGCCCCATCCCTGTATGAGAAGTGCCAGCTGCCCTGCGAGGGCCTGTCCTGCCAGGCACTGGCCAACACAAAGGAAAACATGGCCCTTGCCGGCTTCACAGATGGCACGGTCAGGATATGGGACCTACGGACTCAGGAAATAGTCAG GAACCTCAAAGGCCCTACCAATTCGGCCAGGAACCTTGTGGTCAAAGATGACAACATCTGGACAGGGGGTCTGGACGCCTGCCTGCGATGCTGGGACCTGCGGATGGCCAAGGTGTCACTGGAGCATCTGTTCCAGTCCCAG ATCATGAGCCTGGCTCACAGTCCGACCGAAGACTGGCTGCTGCTGGGCCTGGCCAATGGCCAGCACTGCCTGTTCAACAGCAGGAAGAGGGACCAGGTGCTCACTGTGGACACCAAGGACAACACCATCTTAGGCCTCAAGTTCTCCCCAAATG GCAAGTGGTGGGCGAGCGTCGGTATGGGCAACTTCATCACGGTCCACAGCATGCCCACCGGAGCAAAACTGTTCCAG gtccccgAGGTTGGCCCTGTCAGATGCTTCGACATGACTGAGAACGGCAGGCTCATCATCACAGGATCCAGGGACTGTGCCTCGGTGTACCACATCAAGTACTGA
- the Tle6 gene encoding transducin-like enhancer protein 6 isoform X5, giving the protein MSIGVGAEGDSWPCHVSHEAPMGSAQTTENSAKEEDKQVPESAALQHPKFKSTPGPQLPTRRRFLSESDELQDPQPVWDAEPQFCQGFLIQGLWELFMDSRQKNQQEHGGEDSSQESKDSGLCDFKPEPQPRHRNSLSDSALLDYYQEDVSRPQPETQESSGRADKFLKPLSWGSEVLESSCNQPSTALWQLERFTVPQALQKVRVLKHQELLLVVAVSSFTRHVFTCSQSGIKVWNLVNQVAEDRDPESHLKCSVQVTGQGRGWGWEVLEEPRLTLTRRDDPLQDNKVYLRTCLLSSNSRTLFAGGYNLPGVIVWDLAAPSLYEKCQLPCEGLSCQALANTKENMALAGFTDGTVRIWDLRTQEIVRNLKGPTNSARNLVVKDDNIWTGGLDACLRCWDLRMAKVSLEHLFQSQIMSLAHSPTEDWLLLGLANGQHCLFNSRKRDQVLTVDTKDNTILGLKFSPNGKWWASVGMGNFITVHSMPTGAKLFQVPEVGPVRCFDMTENGRLIITGSRDCASVYHIKY; this is encoded by the exons ATGAGTATTGGTGTTGGGGCTGAAGGGGACAGTTGGCCATGTCATGTGTCTCATGAGGCCCCAATGGGCTCTGCCCAGACCACAGAGAACTCAGCTAAGGAAGAAGACAAACAGGTCCCAGAGTCTGCAGCCCTCCAGCACCCCAAGTTCAAAAGCACCCCGGGGCCTCAGCTGCCCACCAGACGTCGGTTCCTCTCAGAGAGTGATGAGCTCCAGGACCCACAGCCGGTCTGGGACGCGGAGCCCCAGTTCTGTCAAGGCTTCCTGATCCAGGGACTCTGGGAACTTTTCATGGACAGCCGCCAAAAGAACCAACAGGAACACGGGGGTGAGGATTCCTCACAG GAAAGCAAAGATTCAGGCCTGTGTGACTTTAAACCAGAACCTCAGCCCAGGCACAGAAACAGCCTGAGTGACTCTG CTCTTCTAGATTATTACCAAGAAGACGTCAGTCGGCCCCAACCTGAGACGCAG gaatcttctggaagagctgATAAATTTCTGAAGCCCTT GTCCTGGGGCTCTGAAGTCTTAGAGAGCAGCTGTAATCAGCCTAGCACAGCACTCTGGCAATTAGAGAGGTTCACTGTCCCCCAAGCACTGCAGAAGGTGCGTGTGCTGAAGCACCAGGAACTGCTATTGGTGGTAGCTGTGAGCTCCTTCACGCGGCACGTCTTCACCTGCAGCCAGAGCGGCATCAAGGTGTGGAACCTCGTGAACCAGGTGGCCGAGGACAGAGACCCAGAAAGCCACTTGAAATGCAGCGTCCAGGTGACGGGGCAGGGACGGGGTTGGGGATGGGAGGTGCTGGAAGAGCCACGACTGACCCTCACTCGCCGGGACGATCCTCTGCAGGACAACAAGGTGTACCTGCGCACCTGCCTGCTGTCCTCCAACAGCAGGACCCTGTTCGCGGGTGGATACAACTTACCTGGCGTGATCGTGTGGGACCTGGCAGCCCCATCCCTGTATGAGAAGTGCCAGCTGCCCTGCGAGGGCCTGTCCTGCCAGGCACTGGCCAACACAAAGGAAAACATGGCCCTTGCCGGCTTCACAGATGGCACGGTCAGGATATGGGACCTACGGACTCAGGAAATAGTCAG GAACCTCAAAGGCCCTACCAATTCGGCCAGGAACCTTGTGGTCAAAGATGACAACATCTGGACAGGGGGTCTGGACGCCTGCCTGCGATGCTGGGACCTGCGGATGGCCAAGGTGTCACTGGAGCATCTGTTCCAGTCCCAG ATCATGAGCCTGGCTCACAGTCCGACCGAAGACTGGCTGCTGCTGGGCCTGGCCAATGGCCAGCACTGCCTGTTCAACAGCAGGAAGAGGGACCAGGTGCTCACTGTGGACACCAAGGACAACACCATCTTAGGCCTCAAGTTCTCCCCAAATG GCAAGTGGTGGGCGAGCGTCGGTATGGGCAACTTCATCACGGTCCACAGCATGCCCACCGGAGCAAAACTGTTCCAG gtccccgAGGTTGGCCCTGTCAGATGCTTCGACATGACTGAGAACGGCAGGCTCATCATCACAGGATCCAGGGACTGTGCCTCGGTGTACCACATCAAGTACTGA
- the Tle6 gene encoding transducin-like enhancer protein 6 isoform X2, with amino-acid sequence MTSHRQSSDTFGGILPSTLSSRYLSIVNQLPEEFSSVVSEMMVHLENIFSLAENFFQAIERFSRTPDLLERNKMSIGVGAEGDSWPCHVSHEAPMGSAQTTENSAKEEDKQVPESAALQHPKFKSTPGPQLPTRRRFLSESDELQDPQPVWDAEPQFCQGFLIQGLWELFMDSRQKNQQEHGGEDSSQESKDSGLCDFKPEPQPRHRNSLSDSALLDYYQEDVSRPQPETQESSGRADKFLKPLSWGSEVLESSCNQPSTALWQLERFTVPQALQKVRVLKHQELLLVVAVSSFTRHVFTCSQSGIKVWNLVNQVAEDRDPESHLKCSVQVTGQGRGWGWEVLEEPRLTLTRRDDPLQDNKVYLRTCLLSSNSRTLFAGGYNLPGVIVWDLAAPSLYEKCQLPCEGLSCQALANTKENMALAGFTDGTVRIWDLRTQEIVRNLKGPTNSARNLVVKDDNIWTGGLDACLRCWDLRMAKVSLEHLFQSQIMSLAHSPTEDWLLLGLANGQHCLFNSRKRDQVLTVDTKDNTILGLKFSPNGKWWASVGMGNFITVHSMPTGAKLFQVPEVGPVRCFDMTENGRLIITGSRDCASVYHIKY; translated from the exons ATGACTTCCCACAGACAGAGCAGTGACACCTTTGGTGGAATTTTG CCTTCCACCTTATCCAGTCGGTATTTGTCCATCGTGAACCAGCTTCCGGAGGAGTTCAGCAG CGTCGTCTCTGAAATGATGGTTCACCTAGAGAACATCTTCAGCCTG GCAGAAAACTTCTTCCAGGCGATAGAGCGCTTCAGTAGAACCCCAGACCTCCTGGAGAGGAACAAGATGAGTATTGGTGTTGGGGCTGAAGGGGACAGTTGGCCATGTCATGTGTCTCATGAGGCCCCAATGGGCTCTGCCCAGACCACAGAGAACTCAGCTAAGGAAGAAGACAAACAGGTCCCAGAGTCTGCAGCCCTCCAGCACCCCAAGTTCAAAAGCACCCCGGGGCCTCAGCTGCCCACCAGACGTCGGTTCCTCTCAGAGAGTGATGAGCTCCAGGACCCACAGCCGGTCTGGGACGCGGAGCCCCAGTTCTGTCAAGGCTTCCTGATCCAGGGACTCTGGGAACTTTTCATGGACAGCCGCCAAAAGAACCAACAGGAACACGGGGGTGAGGATTCCTCACAG GAAAGCAAAGATTCAGGCCTGTGTGACTTTAAACCAGAACCTCAGCCCAGGCACAGAAACAGCCTGAGTGACTCTG CTCTTCTAGATTATTACCAAGAAGACGTCAGTCGGCCCCAACCTGAGACGCAG gaatcttctggaagagctgATAAATTTCTGAAGCCCTT GTCCTGGGGCTCTGAAGTCTTAGAGAGCAGCTGTAATCAGCCTAGCACAGCACTCTGGCAATTAGAGAGGTTCACTGTCCCCCAAGCACTGCAGAAGGTGCGTGTGCTGAAGCACCAGGAACTGCTATTGGTGGTAGCTGTGAGCTCCTTCACGCGGCACGTCTTCACCTGCAGCCAGAGCGGCATCAAGGTGTGGAACCTCGTGAACCAGGTGGCCGAGGACAGAGACCCAGAAAGCCACTTGAAATGCAGCGTCCAGGTGACGGGGCAGGGACGGGGTTGGGGATGGGAGGTGCTGGAAGAGCCACGACTGACCCTCACTCGCCGGGACGATCCTCTGCAGGACAACAAGGTGTACCTGCGCACCTGCCTGCTGTCCTCCAACAGCAGGACCCTGTTCGCGGGTGGATACAACTTACCTGGCGTGATCGTGTGGGACCTGGCAGCCCCATCCCTGTATGAGAAGTGCCAGCTGCCCTGCGAGGGCCTGTCCTGCCAGGCACTGGCCAACACAAAGGAAAACATGGCCCTTGCCGGCTTCACAGATGGCACGGTCAGGATATGGGACCTACGGACTCAGGAAATAGTCAG GAACCTCAAAGGCCCTACCAATTCGGCCAGGAACCTTGTGGTCAAAGATGACAACATCTGGACAGGGGGTCTGGACGCCTGCCTGCGATGCTGGGACCTGCGGATGGCCAAGGTGTCACTGGAGCATCTGTTCCAGTCCCAG ATCATGAGCCTGGCTCACAGTCCGACCGAAGACTGGCTGCTGCTGGGCCTGGCCAATGGCCAGCACTGCCTGTTCAACAGCAGGAAGAGGGACCAGGTGCTCACTGTGGACACCAAGGACAACACCATCTTAGGCCTCAAGTTCTCCCCAAATG GCAAGTGGTGGGCGAGCGTCGGTATGGGCAACTTCATCACGGTCCACAGCATGCCCACCGGAGCAAAACTGTTCCAG gtccccgAGGTTGGCCCTGTCAGATGCTTCGACATGACTGAGAACGGCAGGCTCATCATCACAGGATCCAGGGACTGTGCCTCGGTGTACCACATCAAGTACTGA
- the Tle6 gene encoding transducin-like enhancer protein 6 isoform X1, producing the protein MTSHRQSSDTFGGILPSTLSSRYLSIVNQLPEEFSSVVSEMMVHLENIFSLAENFFQAIERFSRTPDLLERNKMSIGVGAEGDSWPCHVSHEAPMGSAQTTENSAKEEDKQVPESAALQHPKFKSTPGPQLPTRRRFLSESDELQDPQPVWDAEPQFCQGFLIQGLWELFMDSRQKNQQEHGGEDSSQESKDSGLCDFKPEPQPRHRNSLSDSADPFLIKSPSALLDYYQEDVSRPQPETQESSGRADKFLKPLSWGSEVLESSCNQPSTALWQLERFTVPQALQKVRVLKHQELLLVVAVSSFTRHVFTCSQSGIKVWNLVNQVAEDRDPESHLKCSVQVTGQGRGWGWEVLEEPRLTLTRRDDPLQDNKVYLRTCLLSSNSRTLFAGGYNLPGVIVWDLAAPSLYEKCQLPCEGLSCQALANTKENMALAGFTDGTVRIWDLRTQEIVRNLKGPTNSARNLVVKDDNIWTGGLDACLRCWDLRMAKVSLEHLFQSQIMSLAHSPTEDWLLLGLANGQHCLFNSRKRDQVLTVDTKDNTILGLKFSPNGKWWASVGMGNFITVHSMPTGAKLFQVPEVGPVRCFDMTENGRLIITGSRDCASVYHIKY; encoded by the exons ATGACTTCCCACAGACAGAGCAGTGACACCTTTGGTGGAATTTTG CCTTCCACCTTATCCAGTCGGTATTTGTCCATCGTGAACCAGCTTCCGGAGGAGTTCAGCAG CGTCGTCTCTGAAATGATGGTTCACCTAGAGAACATCTTCAGCCTG GCAGAAAACTTCTTCCAGGCGATAGAGCGCTTCAGTAGAACCCCAGACCTCCTGGAGAGGAACAAGATGAGTATTGGTGTTGGGGCTGAAGGGGACAGTTGGCCATGTCATGTGTCTCATGAGGCCCCAATGGGCTCTGCCCAGACCACAGAGAACTCAGCTAAGGAAGAAGACAAACAGGTCCCAGAGTCTGCAGCCCTCCAGCACCCCAAGTTCAAAAGCACCCCGGGGCCTCAGCTGCCCACCAGACGTCGGTTCCTCTCAGAGAGTGATGAGCTCCAGGACCCACAGCCGGTCTGGGACGCGGAGCCCCAGTTCTGTCAAGGCTTCCTGATCCAGGGACTCTGGGAACTTTTCATGGACAGCCGCCAAAAGAACCAACAGGAACACGGGGGTGAGGATTCCTCACAG GAAAGCAAAGATTCAGGCCTGTGTGACTTTAAACCAGAACCTCAGCCCAGGCACAGAAACAGCCTGAGTGACTCTG CCGACCCCTTCCTGATCAAGTCTCCCTCAGCTCTTCTAGATTATTACCAAGAAGACGTCAGTCGGCCCCAACCTGAGACGCAG gaatcttctggaagagctgATAAATTTCTGAAGCCCTT GTCCTGGGGCTCTGAAGTCTTAGAGAGCAGCTGTAATCAGCCTAGCACAGCACTCTGGCAATTAGAGAGGTTCACTGTCCCCCAAGCACTGCAGAAGGTGCGTGTGCTGAAGCACCAGGAACTGCTATTGGTGGTAGCTGTGAGCTCCTTCACGCGGCACGTCTTCACCTGCAGCCAGAGCGGCATCAAGGTGTGGAACCTCGTGAACCAGGTGGCCGAGGACAGAGACCCAGAAAGCCACTTGAAATGCAGCGTCCAGGTGACGGGGCAGGGACGGGGTTGGGGATGGGAGGTGCTGGAAGAGCCACGACTGACCCTCACTCGCCGGGACGATCCTCTGCAGGACAACAAGGTGTACCTGCGCACCTGCCTGCTGTCCTCCAACAGCAGGACCCTGTTCGCGGGTGGATACAACTTACCTGGCGTGATCGTGTGGGACCTGGCAGCCCCATCCCTGTATGAGAAGTGCCAGCTGCCCTGCGAGGGCCTGTCCTGCCAGGCACTGGCCAACACAAAGGAAAACATGGCCCTTGCCGGCTTCACAGATGGCACGGTCAGGATATGGGACCTACGGACTCAGGAAATAGTCAG GAACCTCAAAGGCCCTACCAATTCGGCCAGGAACCTTGTGGTCAAAGATGACAACATCTGGACAGGGGGTCTGGACGCCTGCCTGCGATGCTGGGACCTGCGGATGGCCAAGGTGTCACTGGAGCATCTGTTCCAGTCCCAG ATCATGAGCCTGGCTCACAGTCCGACCGAAGACTGGCTGCTGCTGGGCCTGGCCAATGGCCAGCACTGCCTGTTCAACAGCAGGAAGAGGGACCAGGTGCTCACTGTGGACACCAAGGACAACACCATCTTAGGCCTCAAGTTCTCCCCAAATG GCAAGTGGTGGGCGAGCGTCGGTATGGGCAACTTCATCACGGTCCACAGCATGCCCACCGGAGCAAAACTGTTCCAG gtccccgAGGTTGGCCCTGTCAGATGCTTCGACATGACTGAGAACGGCAGGCTCATCATCACAGGATCCAGGGACTGTGCCTCGGTGTACCACATCAAGTACTGA